One genomic window of Glycine max cultivar Williams 82 chromosome 16, Glycine_max_v4.0, whole genome shotgun sequence includes the following:
- the LOC100500207 gene encoding uncharacterized protein LOC100500207 precursor has protein sequence MVRDVKNGRALLVAFLMFLLASEVLILEAEGAGECGKTPIGSAAASLSPCLGAVSNVRAKVPLACCARVGALLKTAPRCLCAVLLSPLAKQAKINPATAITIPKRCNIRNRPAGKKCGRYTVP, from the coding sequence ATGGTGAGGGACGTGAAGAATGGTAGAGCTCTCCTTGTTGCATTTCTGATGTTTCTGTTGGCATCAGAAGTGTTGATTTTGGAGGCTGAGGGTGCAGGAGAATGTGGAAAGACCCCTATAGGGTCTGCAGCTGCTAGCCTGAGCCCATGTTTGGGTGCAGTTAGCAATGTGAGGGCAAAGGTTCCATTGGCTTGTTGTGCCAGAGTTGGGGCTTTGCTCAAGACTGCTCCAAGGTGCCTCTGTGCTGTTCTTTTGTCACCTCTGGCCAAGCAAGCAAAAATCAACCCTGCCACTGCTATCACCATTCCAAAAAGATGCAACATTAGGAACCGACCTGCTGGGAAGAAATGTGGAA